The following are encoded in a window of Amaranthus tricolor cultivar Red isolate AtriRed21 chromosome 2, ASM2621246v1, whole genome shotgun sequence genomic DNA:
- the LOC130806675 gene encoding uncharacterized membrane protein At3g27390 isoform X2, producing MILKIVTLISLPLPLVLWPIVSILGSFVGGMAFGFFAPLLATFEAVGEDVTDKCYHCIIDGCWPTLQGSCTVVRDFTDFCFHSYFSYMDDLIMEKPADENTVELKLLRLPGCLLISLLGLLVDVPLVTILALWKSPYMLFTGWKRLLEDFLGREGPFLETVCVPFGGLAIILWPLAVVASVLAAFLSSFFLGLYAGVIVHQEKSLTMGLAYVVAAVSLFDEYANDLLYLEPGSRLPRPKYRKNVDSTSQSIQKKTSYDGRDDVEKDGKEGPSDTKLTSQRSRTLKAAIQHYKPIKVLDWLFKSCEVNGRKLLHDGVINMKDIEECVVKGNCKKLGTALPTWCIMKCLLASAKSDSPVLVVSDEVDLTITSWPREKMFQWFIEPLLVMKEQIRKLNLDETEEACLKIAIMQSKNERPDQWDDIGFPSKDNIKRAQLQSVIRRLQGIVGSMTRMPTFRRRFQNLVKVLYTEAGMTGALVNYIVESSTKRDNFEGEKKDETSKENKHVKSMSGVENIV from the exons ATGATTCTCAAGATAGTAACACTGATTTCCTTGCCATTGCCGCTTGTATTGTGGCCGATTGTTAGTATTCTTGGGAGCTTTGTAGGTGGGATGGcatttggcttttttgcgccaTTACTTGCAACTTTTGAAGCTGTTGGAGAAGATGTCACAGATAAATGTTATCATTGCATAATT GATGGCTGTTGGCCAACACTTCAGGGAAGCTGCACGGTGGTACGAGATTTCACTGATTTTTGCTTCCACTCCTACTTCTCCTACATGGATGATCTCATCATGGAAAAGCCTGCTGATGAGAATACTGTCGAGTTAAA GCTATTGCGGTTGCCAGGTTGTTTATTGATCAGCTTACTGGGATTATTAGTAGATGTACCTTTAGTAACAATCCTTGCTCTTTGGAAAAGCCCGTACATGCTTTTTACCGGATGGAAAAGGCTATTAGAAGATTTTCTCGGAAGAGAAGGACCATTTCTAGAGACAGTGTGCGTCCCATTTGGTGGTCTTGCCATTATACTTTGGCCTCTTGCCGTAGTTGCATCAGTTCTTGCTGCATTCTTGTCTAGTTTTTTTCTTGGACTCTATGCTGGTGTTATTGTTCATCAG GAAAAATCTTTGACAATGGGACTTGCATATGTTGTAGCAGCTGTCTCCCTATTCGATGAGTATGCTAATGATTTACTTTATTTGGAGCCAGGATCACGCCTTCCCAG GCCAAAATATCGAAAGAATGTGGACTCTACATCTCAGAGCATACAGAAAAAAACCTCATATGATGGCCGAGATGATGTTGAAAAGGATGGAAAAGAAGGGCCAAGTGATACAAAGTTGACCTCGCAACGCTCAAGAACATTGAAAGCTGCAATTCAACATTATAAGCCAATAAAG GTACTGGATTGGTTGTTTAAGTCATGTGAGGTAAACGGAAGAAAACTGCTTCATGATGGTGTAATCAATATGAAAGACATAGAAGAGTGTGTTGTAAAAGGGAACTGCAAGAAGTTGGGCACAGCACTACCAACATGGTGCATCATGAAATGTTTGCTAGCCTCTGCAAAGTCCGACTCACCTGTGTTGGTAGTCT CTGACGAAGTTGATCTAACGATTACCAGTTGGCCAAGAGAGAAAATGTTTCAATGGTTTATCGAACCTTTATTAGTAATGAAAGAGCAGATCAGAAAATTAAACTTGGATGAAACTGAAGAAGCGTGTTTGAAGATAGCAATTATGCAAAGCAAAAATGAGAGACCAGACCAATGGGATGATATTGGATTTCCATCCAAAGACAACATCAAAAGAGCGCAGCTACAGTCTGTCATTAGAAG ATTACAGGGAATTGTGGGGTCAATGACAAGAATGCCAACTTTCAGACGTCGGTTTCAAAATCTCGTCAAAGTTTTGTACACCGAGGCTGGCATGACTGGCGCATTGGTGAACTACATTGTTGAGAGCTCAACCAAAAGGGACAATTTCGAGGGTGAGAAGAAAGATGAGACTTCAAAAGAGAATAAACATGTAAAGAGTATGTCTGGTGTGGAAAACATCGTATAG
- the LOC130806675 gene encoding uncharacterized membrane protein At3g27390 isoform X1, which yields MKVPVGIIAKLWSFLKFLPFFISLFILGVLKGLVISPIAASIIGIGNSSVIIGLWPAHFFWTCYCVGSTKKLGMILKIVTLISLPLPLVLWPIVSILGSFVGGMAFGFFAPLLATFEAVGEDVTDKCYHCIIDGCWPTLQGSCTVVRDFTDFCFHSYFSYMDDLIMEKPADENTVELKLLRLPGCLLISLLGLLVDVPLVTILALWKSPYMLFTGWKRLLEDFLGREGPFLETVCVPFGGLAIILWPLAVVASVLAAFLSSFFLGLYAGVIVHQEKSLTMGLAYVVAAVSLFDEYANDLLYLEPGSRLPRPKYRKNVDSTSQSIQKKTSYDGRDDVEKDGKEGPSDTKLTSQRSRTLKAAIQHYKPIKVLDWLFKSCEVNGRKLLHDGVINMKDIEECVVKGNCKKLGTALPTWCIMKCLLASAKSDSPVLVVSDEVDLTITSWPREKMFQWFIEPLLVMKEQIRKLNLDETEEACLKIAIMQSKNERPDQWDDIGFPSKDNIKRAQLQSVIRRLQGIVGSMTRMPTFRRRFQNLVKVLYTEAGMTGALVNYIVESSTKRDNFEGEKKDETSKENKHVKSMSGVENIV from the exons GTTTAGTCATCAGTCCAATTGCGGCAAGCATTATTGGTATTGGAAATTCTTCAGTTATAATCGGTCTCTGGCCTGCTCATTTCTTCTGGACATGCTACTGTGTAGGAAG TACAAAGAAGTTAGGAATGATTCTCAAGATAGTAACACTGATTTCCTTGCCATTGCCGCTTGTATTGTGGCCGATTGTTAGTATTCTTGGGAGCTTTGTAGGTGGGATGGcatttggcttttttgcgccaTTACTTGCAACTTTTGAAGCTGTTGGAGAAGATGTCACAGATAAATGTTATCATTGCATAATT GATGGCTGTTGGCCAACACTTCAGGGAAGCTGCACGGTGGTACGAGATTTCACTGATTTTTGCTTCCACTCCTACTTCTCCTACATGGATGATCTCATCATGGAAAAGCCTGCTGATGAGAATACTGTCGAGTTAAA GCTATTGCGGTTGCCAGGTTGTTTATTGATCAGCTTACTGGGATTATTAGTAGATGTACCTTTAGTAACAATCCTTGCTCTTTGGAAAAGCCCGTACATGCTTTTTACCGGATGGAAAAGGCTATTAGAAGATTTTCTCGGAAGAGAAGGACCATTTCTAGAGACAGTGTGCGTCCCATTTGGTGGTCTTGCCATTATACTTTGGCCTCTTGCCGTAGTTGCATCAGTTCTTGCTGCATTCTTGTCTAGTTTTTTTCTTGGACTCTATGCTGGTGTTATTGTTCATCAG GAAAAATCTTTGACAATGGGACTTGCATATGTTGTAGCAGCTGTCTCCCTATTCGATGAGTATGCTAATGATTTACTTTATTTGGAGCCAGGATCACGCCTTCCCAG GCCAAAATATCGAAAGAATGTGGACTCTACATCTCAGAGCATACAGAAAAAAACCTCATATGATGGCCGAGATGATGTTGAAAAGGATGGAAAAGAAGGGCCAAGTGATACAAAGTTGACCTCGCAACGCTCAAGAACATTGAAAGCTGCAATTCAACATTATAAGCCAATAAAG GTACTGGATTGGTTGTTTAAGTCATGTGAGGTAAACGGAAGAAAACTGCTTCATGATGGTGTAATCAATATGAAAGACATAGAAGAGTGTGTTGTAAAAGGGAACTGCAAGAAGTTGGGCACAGCACTACCAACATGGTGCATCATGAAATGTTTGCTAGCCTCTGCAAAGTCCGACTCACCTGTGTTGGTAGTCT CTGACGAAGTTGATCTAACGATTACCAGTTGGCCAAGAGAGAAAATGTTTCAATGGTTTATCGAACCTTTATTAGTAATGAAAGAGCAGATCAGAAAATTAAACTTGGATGAAACTGAAGAAGCGTGTTTGAAGATAGCAATTATGCAAAGCAAAAATGAGAGACCAGACCAATGGGATGATATTGGATTTCCATCCAAAGACAACATCAAAAGAGCGCAGCTACAGTCTGTCATTAGAAG ATTACAGGGAATTGTGGGGTCAATGACAAGAATGCCAACTTTCAGACGTCGGTTTCAAAATCTCGTCAAAGTTTTGTACACCGAGGCTGGCATGACTGGCGCATTGGTGAACTACATTGTTGAGAGCTCAACCAAAAGGGACAATTTCGAGGGTGAGAAGAAAGATGAGACTTCAAAAGAGAATAAACATGTAAAGAGTATGTCTGGTGTGGAAAACATCGTATAG